Proteins found in one Hypericibacter terrae genomic segment:
- a CDS encoding LacI family DNA-binding transcriptional regulator, which translates to MAGLRKSGEVTIKDIAAALGIAHSTVSRALNDHPHINPETKAKVRRAAQELGYAANSGARMMRSGASRLVGLIVPDVQNEFYNAAAKIMADSCAREGYQLVLAVSEDDPEKELQQVQALREARVAGVLVAATASPRRDTVQMLKQLPTVQFLRRHPGIAGHTVRADDVLGIYKATEHLLGLGHRRIGYVGVTEQLSTGRARADGYRHAYGDARLKVNAGLMRLGAPRPEFGHEALVELCGLPTPPTAIVVASPRLMLGVLEGVNALRLSVPEDLSLVAYSDLDWFRVWQPPITAVALPVADMAATAALLLFRQIQQRGPESAGSSTPFEPVLNIRGSSAPLRVALKPVKSARR; encoded by the coding sequence ATGGCTGGTTTGCGCAAATCCGGAGAGGTGACGATCAAGGACATTGCCGCGGCGCTCGGCATTGCCCACTCCACCGTCTCGCGCGCGCTCAACGACCATCCGCATATCAATCCCGAGACCAAGGCGAAGGTGCGCCGCGCCGCGCAGGAGCTGGGCTATGCCGCCAATTCCGGCGCCCGCATGATGCGCTCGGGCGCCAGCCGGCTGGTCGGCCTCATCGTCCCCGATGTGCAGAATGAATTCTACAACGCGGCCGCCAAGATCATGGCCGACTCCTGCGCGCGCGAGGGCTACCAGCTCGTCCTTGCCGTGTCGGAAGACGATCCCGAGAAGGAGCTGCAACAGGTCCAGGCCCTGCGCGAGGCGCGCGTCGCCGGCGTGCTGGTGGCCGCGACCGCGAGCCCGCGGCGCGACACCGTGCAGATGCTCAAGCAGCTCCCGACCGTGCAGTTCCTGCGCCGCCACCCCGGCATCGCCGGCCACACGGTGCGCGCGGACGACGTGCTCGGCATCTACAAGGCGACCGAGCATCTGCTGGGGCTGGGCCATCGGCGGATCGGCTATGTCGGCGTGACCGAGCAGCTCAGCACCGGCCGCGCGCGCGCCGACGGTTATCGCCACGCCTATGGCGATGCGCGGCTCAAGGTCAATGCCGGGCTGATGCGGCTGGGCGCGCCGCGGCCCGAGTTCGGGCATGAGGCCCTGGTCGAGCTGTGCGGCTTGCCGACGCCGCCGACCGCCATCGTGGTGGCGAGCCCGCGTCTGATGCTGGGCGTGCTCGAAGGGGTCAATGCGCTGCGGCTCTCGGTCCCCGAGGATCTGTCGCTCGTGGCCTATAGCGATCTCGACTGGTTCCGGGTCTGGCAGCCTCCCATCACCGCGGTGGCGCTGCCGGTTGCCGACATGGCGGCCACGGCGGCCCTGCTGCTGTTCCGGCAGATCCAGCAGCGCGGGCCCGAGAGCGCGGGATCGAGCACGCCCTTCGAGCCGGTGCTCAACATCCGCGGCAGCAGCGCGCCCTTGCGCGTCGCGCTCAAGCCGGTGAAGAGCGCCCGGCGATGA
- a CDS encoding DUF1636 family protein — MHTLSVCRTCPRGGAPEMELRRNLRERLADADTTQEWQLLLVECVGGCPKPCAVAFDAPGKWRIRFSTLTADHAEDVVAALQLYEGSADGYLAEEALPPGLRGRISARSPTFANPKTLPSTGLPSPFAGGVAPSLHPVPCKSVA; from the coding sequence ATGCACACGCTATCGGTTTGTCGGACCTGTCCGCGCGGAGGCGCTCCCGAAATGGAGCTGCGCCGGAATTTGCGCGAACGGCTCGCCGACGCGGACACGACACAGGAATGGCAGCTGCTGCTGGTCGAATGTGTCGGCGGCTGCCCGAAGCCCTGTGCGGTCGCGTTCGATGCACCTGGAAAATGGCGGATTCGTTTCAGCACCCTGACGGCGGACCATGCCGAGGACGTCGTCGCGGCATTGCAGCTTTATGAAGGTTCCGCCGACGGCTATCTCGCGGAGGAGGCGCTGCCGCCCGGTTTGCGGGGCCGTATCTCCGCGCGCTCGCCGACGTTTGCCAATCCCAAGACCTTGCCGTCAACCGGGCTGCCTTCACCATTTGCCGGCGGTGTCGCGCCGTCGCTGCATCCCGTTCCATGCAAGTCTGTCGCTTAA
- a CDS encoding amidohydrolase family protein: protein MKPQLFTNVRIFDGEGTQPFPGEVLLEGNRIKTVAKGGGIARDGVEVIDGGGNTLMPGLTEAHSHITFTNIGKLKELGDIPQEEHLLLGLEFAKLLLDSGFTSLYSAASAKLRTEVVIRNAINAGRYPGPRLRAASPEITATGGLGDERQDHMYHTGIELIADGADAVRTTVRRCIREGVDTIKINISGDNFVRRKFGRECSYTDAEVQAAAEEAHARGVFLACHARANGAVKLALKYNFRVIYHCDFIEGETYDLLEAAKDDVFLAPAIGIIYTTAYEAEPWGINKAVADHMEMYTMLENCSKTYGELRKRGMRILPGGDYGFAWNPLGTNARDLEHFVNIIGYTPAEALSAATKLGGQIMDMPDLGLVKEGYLADLLLVRGNPAENVKILQDRDNLIMIMKDGAYHKRPGAAAETVQRAKQVVSVWE, encoded by the coding sequence ATGAAACCGCAGCTTTTCACGAACGTCCGCATCTTCGACGGTGAGGGAACCCAACCTTTCCCGGGCGAGGTCCTGCTCGAAGGCAACCGCATCAAGACCGTCGCCAAAGGCGGCGGAATCGCGCGCGACGGCGTCGAGGTCATCGATGGCGGCGGCAACACGCTGATGCCGGGCCTGACCGAGGCCCATTCGCACATCACCTTCACCAATATCGGGAAGCTGAAGGAGCTGGGCGACATCCCGCAGGAAGAGCATCTGCTTCTCGGGCTCGAGTTCGCCAAGCTGCTGCTCGATTCCGGCTTCACCAGCCTCTATTCGGCGGCGTCGGCCAAGCTGCGCACCGAGGTCGTGATCCGCAACGCCATCAATGCCGGCCGCTATCCGGGACCCCGCCTCCGTGCGGCCTCTCCCGAGATCACCGCGACCGGCGGCCTCGGCGACGAGCGCCAGGACCATATGTATCACACCGGCATCGAGCTCATTGCCGATGGGGCCGACGCCGTGCGCACGACGGTGCGCCGTTGCATCCGCGAGGGTGTCGATACGATCAAGATCAATATCTCGGGCGATAATTTCGTGCGCCGCAAGTTCGGCCGCGAATGCTCCTACACCGACGCCGAGGTGCAGGCGGCGGCCGAGGAAGCGCATGCGCGCGGGGTCTTCCTGGCCTGCCATGCGCGTGCCAACGGCGCCGTGAAACTGGCGCTGAAGTATAATTTTCGCGTCATCTATCATTGCGACTTCATTGAAGGCGAGACTTACGATCTGCTGGAGGCGGCGAAGGACGACGTCTTCCTCGCGCCTGCGATCGGCATCATCTACACCACCGCCTACGAGGCGGAGCCCTGGGGCATCAACAAGGCCGTCGCCGACCACATGGAGATGTACACCATGCTGGAGAACTGCTCGAAGACCTATGGCGAGCTGCGCAAGCGCGGCATGCGCATCCTGCCGGGCGGCGACTATGGCTTCGCCTGGAACCCGCTCGGCACCAATGCCCGCGACCTCGAGCATTTTGTCAACATCATCGGCTACACCCCGGCCGAGGCGCTGAGCGCCGCCACCAAGCTCGGCGGCCAGATCATGGATATGCCGGATCTGGGGCTGGTCAAGGAAGGCTATCTCGCCGACCTGCTGCTGGTGCGCGGCAATCCGGCCGAGAACGTCAAGATCCTGCAGGATCGCGACAATCTGATCATGATCATGAAGGACGGCGCCTATCACAAGCGGCCGGGGGCGGCCGCGGAGACAGTCCAGCGGGCCAAGCAGGTTGTCTCGGTCTGGGAATAG
- a CDS encoding alpha/beta fold hydrolase codes for MAIGSTVEVAGTGDPVILVHGLGGTGNVWAPQVGILTRFFTTVRQDLAGSGRAKPHGPVTTQSLVDDIFATMAELKIESAHFVGHSYGTVLCQHLAAKNPGKVRSLALFGPIRAPADPMRQALKDRAAKARAEGMTAIADITVQMGTSASTKAHRPEVAGFIRELVMRQDPEGYAQTCEAVAGTQAADLSGLRCPSVIVTGDEDATSPPAAAKTVADALAGSKFHVLGRCGHWTPLERAEAVSEAIFNLLYSRAS; via the coding sequence ATGGCGATCGGCAGCACGGTTGAAGTTGCAGGCACGGGCGATCCCGTCATCCTGGTCCATGGTCTGGGCGGCACCGGTAATGTCTGGGCGCCGCAGGTCGGGATCCTGACCCGGTTCTTCACCACGGTGCGCCAGGACCTGGCGGGCTCGGGCCGCGCCAAGCCCCATGGACCGGTCACGACGCAGAGCCTGGTCGACGACATCTTCGCGACCATGGCCGAGCTCAAGATCGAATCCGCGCATTTCGTCGGCCATTCCTACGGCACCGTGCTGTGCCAGCATCTGGCGGCAAAGAATCCGGGCAAGGTCCGCAGCCTGGCGCTGTTCGGTCCGATCCGGGCGCCGGCCGATCCGATGCGCCAGGCCCTGAAGGATCGCGCCGCCAAGGCGCGCGCCGAGGGCATGACGGCGATCGCCGACATCACGGTGCAGATGGGAACCTCGGCCTCGACCAAGGCGCATCGGCCCGAGGTGGCCGGCTTCATCCGCGAGCTGGTGATGCGCCAGGATCCGGAAGGCTATGCCCAGACCTGCGAGGCCGTCGCCGGCACGCAGGCCGCCGATCTCTCGGGCCTGCGCTGCCCGTCGGTGATCGTGACGGGCGACGAGGACGCGACCTCGCCGCCGGCGGCGGCCAAGACCGTGGCCGACGCGCTCGCGGGCTCGAAATTCCATGTGCTCGGCCGTTGCGGCCACTGGACTCCGCTGGAGCGTGCCGAGGCCGTGAGCGAAGCCATCTTCAACCTGCTCTACTCCCGAGCCAGCTGA
- a CDS encoding alpha/beta hydrolase: MPEVTEAIYLDYDQAALDAQYNNRARFPNYREHFQSWQHWSEVTRAGTRAIIDVPFGPTPEEKMDIFPADQKGAPIYVFIHGGYWYSLDKSDYSYIADGMKPHGFTTVVNNFILAPHGNMDEIMRQNRAALAWLWQHAAEFGGDRDRIYVAGHSAGGHLAAMLLATDWPFFAPGLPAKVVAGACAIGGIFDLEPIRLSFLDKTLHLTSSQVQAHSPLRQRYPVKAPLLLVVAKDESDEFHRQSADMKALYQRLGQSVDLVVPDKLDHFDVVNQLRDPKCGLIDLQLRHIRRSFGG; this comes from the coding sequence GTGCCGGAGGTGACCGAGGCCATCTATCTTGACTATGACCAGGCCGCTCTCGACGCGCAGTACAACAACCGCGCGCGCTTCCCGAACTATCGCGAGCATTTCCAGTCCTGGCAGCATTGGAGCGAGGTGACGCGGGCCGGGACGCGCGCCATCATCGACGTGCCCTTCGGGCCGACGCCCGAGGAGAAGATGGACATCTTCCCGGCCGACCAGAAGGGTGCGCCGATCTATGTCTTCATCCATGGCGGCTATTGGTATTCGCTCGACAAGTCCGACTACAGCTATATCGCCGACGGGATGAAGCCGCATGGCTTCACCACCGTGGTGAACAATTTCATCCTGGCGCCGCATGGCAATATGGACGAGATCATGCGCCAGAACCGGGCGGCGCTCGCCTGGCTCTGGCAGCATGCGGCGGAGTTTGGCGGCGATCGCGACCGCATCTATGTCGCGGGGCACTCGGCGGGCGGTCATCTGGCGGCGATGCTGCTCGCCACCGACTGGCCGTTCTTCGCGCCCGGGCTGCCGGCCAAGGTCGTGGCCGGGGCCTGCGCCATCGGCGGGATCTTCGATCTCGAGCCGATCCGCCTGTCCTTCCTCGACAAGACGCTTCACTTGACGTCGAGCCAGGTCCAGGCCCACAGCCCGCTGCGCCAGCGCTATCCGGTCAAGGCGCCCTTGCTGCTGGTCGTGGCCAAGGACGAGTCCGACGAGTTCCACCGGCAGTCGGCCGACATGAAGGCGCTCTATCAGCGGCTGGGCCAGTCGGTCGATCTCGTGGTCCCGGACAAGCTCGACCATTTCGACGTGGTCAATCAGCTCCGCGATCCGAAATGCGGATTGATCGACCTGCAGCTCAGGCATATCCGCCGCAGCTTCGGCGGGTGA
- a CDS encoding DUF6968 family protein: MKVDHINKVMLVRQPRLSESRAPVVIQVGCPEKRPNGHDYYCAYRVLGLGNDRVRSASGVDQMQALLLALRKMGAELYSCGEYKTGKLYWLEMGNKDLGLPTPENFDISR, from the coding sequence ATGAAGGTCGATCACATAAACAAGGTAATGCTTGTTCGGCAGCCGCGGCTGTCCGAATCCAGAGCGCCTGTTGTTATCCAAGTCGGTTGCCCAGAGAAGCGTCCCAATGGGCATGACTACTACTGTGCATATCGAGTGCTTGGACTTGGCAATGATCGTGTTCGATCTGCTTCGGGCGTTGATCAAATGCAAGCCCTGCTGCTTGCACTTAGGAAGATGGGTGCGGAGCTATACAGTTGCGGAGAGTACAAGACCGGAAAACTCTACTGGCTCGAAATGGGCAACAAGGACCTAGGTCTGCCCACGCCAGAGAACTTCGATATATCGAGGTAG
- a CDS encoding golvesin C-terminal-like domain-containing protein, which yields MPDASASGKVVADAIYYVRDSAPVDSFTWTPDIVTPGDYQLYARWTASSGNSSAAQYTVVHAGGTSLVTANQKQNGGQRNLLGTYSFAPSSGHQVTLTASADDTVIADAIRLVGTGPAPADLVYLHTDQIGLPQKITDSTQTVMWDRVQDPFGRQVSLTHSGGIDTTLCFPGQQADPDTGFAYNYFRDYDPTLGRYIQADPDARSRCYESANNRYGACVSGKPLPPLIIR from the coding sequence CTGCCCGATGCTTCGGCAAGCGGCAAGGTCGTCGCAGACGCGATCTACTATGTCCGCGACAGCGCACCGGTCGACAGCTTCACCTGGACCCCGGACATTGTCACACCAGGGGACTACCAGCTCTATGCCCGTTGGACCGCCTCCTCAGGGAATTCGAGTGCGGCGCAGTACACGGTAGTACATGCCGGCGGTACCAGCTTGGTCACGGCCAACCAAAAGCAGAATGGCGGGCAGCGGAATCTGCTCGGAACCTACAGCTTCGCACCTTCATCGGGCCATCAGGTCACGCTGACGGCCTCGGCCGACGATACGGTGATTGCCGACGCGATCCGGCTGGTCGGAACGGGGCCTGCACCGGCTGATCTCGTCTATCTCCACACCGACCAGATCGGGCTGCCGCAGAAGATCACGGACTCGACGCAAACTGTCATGTGGGATCGGGTGCAGGATCCGTTCGGCCGGCAGGTCTCGCTGACCCACAGCGGTGGTATCGACACGACCCTCTGCTTCCCGGGCCAGCAGGCCGACCCCGATACGGGGTTCGCATATAATTATTTTCGGGATTACGACCCGACGCTCGGGCGTTACATCCAGGCAGATCCTGATGCACGCTCGAGATGCTATGAAAGTGCGAACAATCGATACGGCGCTTGTGTTAGCGGAAAGCCATTACCCCCTCTCATAATCCGGTAG
- a CDS encoding golvesin C-terminal-like domain-containing protein, whose product MNRATWTPTLSLAANYNVFAWWKASSDRGTGVPYTVYYDGGSSTVRVNQTANGGKWNLLGTYALTPGQNHRVDLTDQATGGTNVIADAVQITRVGAPPPTATWAPTLPRCDTYQLYVNFTGFADHASNAPYTIFYEGGSTTVPINQHSGYAGWKPLGSFLMAPGQNHRVDLTDIADGHVIADAVRFVPVSGTKSATWTLTPTLTASYRVYAKWPASAANATDAKYTVTYEGGSTTVTANQRVNGGQWNLLGTFPFNASGAGYKVDLPDTSASGKVVADAIYYVRDSAPVDSFTWTPDIVTPGDYQLYVRWTASSGNSGAAQYTVVHGGGTSLITLNQKQNGGQWNLLGTYSFAPSSGHQVTLTASGDGTVVADAIRLVGTGPAPADLVYLHTDQIGLPQKITHATKTVVWDRVQDPFGRQVSLTNSGGIDTTLRFPGQQADPDTGFAYNYFRDYDPTLGRYIQADPIGFVGGINIYAYAGGNPVLWVDEWGLETIFEYLTGLDDSYRVGALNAVAGWQDALTFGLANEARELAGLNEGVNSCSTTYEVGEWLGIGTSVVFGGITGLERAGIKGAGKEFSHWIPNRMGGPRSIWNGNYVTSIRHYYHDPFRYPRGWQSFGRKWPSALQQLDRIPYVYRGAAIGLGLGIAGTQANEGCECQQ is encoded by the coding sequence ATGAATCGCGCGACATGGACGCCCACGCTGTCGCTGGCTGCCAATTACAACGTGTTTGCATGGTGGAAGGCCTCCAGCGATCGCGGAACGGGTGTGCCCTACACAGTCTATTACGATGGCGGCAGTTCCACTGTTCGTGTCAACCAAACAGCCAACGGGGGAAAGTGGAACTTGCTCGGTACCTACGCATTGACGCCGGGCCAGAATCACAGGGTCGACCTCACCGATCAGGCTACGGGCGGGACCAACGTCATAGCCGATGCCGTGCAGATCACGCGAGTCGGTGCTCCCCCACCTACGGCAACCTGGGCGCCTACGCTGCCTCGATGTGACACCTACCAGCTCTATGTAAACTTCACGGGCTTTGCCGACCACGCGTCGAACGCTCCCTACACGATCTTCTATGAAGGGGGCTCGACCACAGTACCGATAAATCAGCATTCGGGGTACGCCGGCTGGAAGCCATTGGGCTCGTTTCTGATGGCTCCGGGGCAGAACCATCGCGTCGATCTGACGGATATCGCAGACGGCCATGTGATCGCCGACGCCGTGAGGTTCGTGCCTGTGTCTGGCACGAAGTCCGCGACCTGGACGCTCACGCCGACCCTGACGGCGAGCTACCGCGTCTATGCCAAGTGGCCAGCGTCCGCCGCCAACGCCACAGACGCGAAATACACGGTGACCTATGAGGGCGGAAGCACGACGGTCACCGCAAACCAGCGGGTTAATGGCGGACAGTGGAACCTGCTGGGGACCTTCCCCTTCAATGCTTCCGGCGCGGGTTACAAGGTCGATCTGCCCGATACCTCGGCGAGCGGCAAGGTCGTTGCGGACGCCATCTACTATGTCCGCGACAGCGCGCCGGTCGACAGCTTCACCTGGACCCCGGACATCGTCACGCCAGGCGACTACCAGCTCTACGTCCGCTGGACCGCGTCATCGGGGAATTCGGGGGCAGCGCAGTACACGGTGGTGCATGGCGGCGGGACGAGCCTGATCACGCTCAACCAGAAGCAGAATGGCGGGCAGTGGAACCTCCTCGGGACCTACAGTTTCGCACCGTCGTCGGGTCATCAGGTTACGCTGACGGCCTCGGGCGACGGCACCGTGGTCGCCGACGCGATCCGACTGGTGGGCACGGGGCCTGCTCCGGCCGACCTCGTCTATCTCCATACCGATCAGATCGGGTTGCCGCAGAAGATCACGCACGCGACGAAAACGGTGGTCTGGGATCGGGTGCAGGATCCGTTCGGCCGGCAGGTCTCGCTGACCAACAGCGGCGGCATCGATACGACCCTCCGCTTCCCCGGCCAGCAGGCCGATCCCGATACGGGCTTCGCGTATAATTATTTCCGAGACTACGACCCGACGCTTGGCCGGTACATCCAAGCTGACCCCATCGGATTCGTAGGCGGGATTAATATCTACGCCTATGCGGGCGGGAACCCAGTGTTATGGGTTGATGAGTGGGGCCTGGAGACGATTTTTGAGTATCTGACAGGGTTGGATGATTCCTACCGCGTAGGAGCTCTCAATGCTGTTGCCGGCTGGCAAGATGCATTGACTTTTGGATTGGCGAACGAGGCTCGAGAGCTGGCGGGTCTCAACGAAGGAGTGAACAGTTGCTCGACCACTTATGAAGTAGGGGAGTGGCTTGGAATCGGGACCTCGGTAGTTTTCGGTGGCATCACTGGCCTTGAGCGAGCAGGAATTAAGGGAGCAGGCAAAGAATTTTCACATTGGATTCCTAATAGAATGGGTGGGCCCAGATCAATCTGGAACGGTAACTATGTTACGAGCATTCGGCATTACTATCACGATCCTTTCCGTTACCCTCGTGGTTGGCAAAGCTTTGGTCGGAAGTGGCCTAGCGCATTACAACAGCTTGATCGAATTCCTTATGTTTATAGAGGTGCGGCCATAGGCCTGGGGTTAGGGATCGCTGGGACGCAAGCAAACGAGGGATGCGAATGTCAACAGTAA
- the gspD gene encoding type II secretion system secretin GspD, which produces MHSARRREHNRVGVLGLNYTLASDLHGSVTLQTSGPIPRSQVLPILAEVLRLNGVTIIQSGQVYEVLPVAEAGGRGLSPSNGYESLAIGASVRIIPLRYVSAQQIAGTLDSLKPVGGGIRVDATRNVLIAWGSQVDLASIADFVSVLDVDWLSGMSFGLLPLHVADANQVSLELSQIFLDGGGQPGAVRLVPIDRLNAILVIAKQPTYLEAARQWAVRLDQVSDSGNTVRVYSVQNRRAADVAKILGQLFSDGTSRPEAVDASVVAPGLTPTRTDTALDSSSGGDQGFEMGQQQPSGFNSSISNSEPNSAATDSIMDSPLPRPVNASNATTIQDLTIGAGLRARIIADDANNALVVLGSAQAHKTIESALKQLDVLPLQVLIEATIAEVTLNDELRYGLRWFFQSGDSTAILTAGASSAISGLFPGFSYLFSSDNVIVAFNALKKITDVQVILAPSLLVLDNQTARLQVGDEVPIATQSAVSVTDPASPIVNQIEFRDTGVILKITPRVNAGGLVLLDISQEVSDVVKTTTSDLDSPTIQQRKIESTVSIQSGQTIALGGLIRDRRENGKTGVPILGDIPLLGNLFSETDKTGARTELLVLLKSTVIRGPDQARAMTEELRRKLSEVRPENQENGN; this is translated from the coding sequence ATTCATTCCGCTCGCCGGCGTGAACATAACCGCGTCGGCGTTCTCGGCCTCAATTACACACTCGCTAGCGACCTGCACGGATCAGTCACATTGCAAACTAGCGGTCCTATTCCTCGATCCCAGGTTCTGCCGATTCTTGCGGAAGTCCTACGCTTGAACGGCGTCACTATCATTCAATCGGGACAGGTCTATGAGGTCCTGCCCGTCGCGGAAGCAGGTGGACGGGGATTGTCTCCCTCCAACGGCTATGAATCGCTCGCCATTGGCGCCAGCGTTCGAATTATTCCACTTCGCTACGTATCGGCCCAACAGATTGCAGGAACGCTCGACTCGTTGAAGCCCGTGGGAGGGGGAATTCGAGTGGACGCCACTCGCAACGTGCTTATCGCTTGGGGCTCCCAGGTCGATCTGGCAAGCATTGCCGATTTTGTCTCGGTCCTCGACGTCGACTGGCTGTCCGGCATGTCGTTTGGCTTACTTCCCTTACATGTTGCTGATGCCAATCAGGTGTCTTTGGAGTTGAGCCAGATCTTTCTGGACGGCGGGGGTCAGCCAGGTGCTGTCCGCCTTGTCCCCATCGATCGTCTGAATGCGATCCTTGTCATCGCTAAGCAACCGACGTACCTCGAAGCCGCGAGACAATGGGCCGTGCGGCTGGACCAGGTGAGCGACTCCGGCAATACGGTACGAGTCTATTCGGTGCAGAACCGACGAGCCGCCGACGTGGCGAAGATTCTTGGCCAATTGTTCTCGGACGGCACGTCGAGACCCGAAGCTGTCGACGCATCCGTTGTTGCACCTGGCTTGACACCAACGCGGACAGACACTGCTTTAGATTCCAGCTCCGGTGGCGATCAGGGCTTTGAAATGGGGCAGCAACAGCCCAGTGGCTTCAATAGCAGTATTTCTAATTCGGAACCAAACTCCGCAGCCACAGACTCGATTATGGACTCCCCCCTACCACGGCCTGTCAATGCCTCCAATGCCACGACTATTCAGGATTTGACGATTGGCGCCGGACTCCGCGCACGGATCATCGCGGACGATGCCAACAATGCTCTCGTCGTTCTCGGCAGCGCACAGGCGCATAAGACCATCGAATCCGCCCTGAAGCAGCTCGACGTGCTACCGCTACAAGTGCTGATAGAAGCCACGATCGCCGAAGTGACCCTCAATGACGAACTGCGCTATGGGTTGCGCTGGTTCTTCCAAAGCGGCGATAGCACTGCGATCTTAACAGCGGGGGCATCGAGCGCGATCTCGGGGCTCTTCCCCGGCTTCTCTTATCTCTTCAGCTCCGACAACGTGATTGTCGCGTTCAACGCCCTAAAAAAGATCACGGACGTTCAGGTGATTTTGGCACCCTCGTTGCTAGTTCTGGATAATCAGACCGCGCGCTTGCAGGTGGGTGACGAAGTACCCATTGCCACGCAGTCCGCGGTCAGCGTCACCGATCCAGCGTCTCCGATCGTGAACCAGATCGAGTTCCGCGATACGGGCGTCATTCTGAAGATAACGCCGCGCGTGAACGCGGGTGGATTGGTGCTGCTCGATATTTCTCAGGAGGTCAGCGATGTCGTCAAGACAACGACATCAGATCTCGATTCGCCGACCATCCAACAGCGGAAGATCGAGAGCACGGTATCAATTCAGAGCGGCCAAACAATTGCGCTTGGAGGCTTGATCCGGGATCGGCGTGAGAATGGAAAGACCGGTGTGCCAATTCTTGGTGACATCCCGCTGCTGGGGAATCTGTTCTCTGAGACCGATAAAACCGGCGCTCGGACCGAGTTGCTCGTGCTCTTAAAGTCCACTGTGATTCGTGGCCCTGACCAGGCACGGGCAATGACTGAGGAACTGCGGCGGAAGCTGAGCGAGGTAAGGCCAGAAAATCAGGAAAATGGAAACTAG
- a CDS encoding tetratricopeptide repeat protein, giving the protein MTRKDKWGNPVSHGSADAVARLERATELLACYQTDPVAELDAALAEHPDLVLGHAMRGAIMATTTDKAFEGEAAKSLLAAESLARHANDRELGHIAALRAWHQGDYEQALEQWGRVAIANPRDLPAIQFAHLGDFFLGYSSMLRDRIARVLPHWDASVPGRGYVLSMHAFGLEESGDYAQAEETARTAIALNGKDGWGVHAVAHVMEMQGRAREGAAFLQDSAEVWAPGCLFSFHNFWHQALFHMDQNDFKSALRLFDERISAGNFGQALELVDGSALLWRLSVLGQDVGYRWKDQADKWETRIEDGIYAFNDMHAMMAFVGADRREARAALIASVERVAAGNHGTNVMMTREVGLPAVKGIDAFGRGDYRAALDLMLPVRGKASRFGGSHAQRDVFSWTLTEAAIRAGDRALAETLAAERLALKPDSPLNRDWRARARDLAAPKAA; this is encoded by the coding sequence ATGACGCGCAAGGACAAATGGGGCAACCCGGTTTCGCATGGTTCGGCCGACGCCGTGGCGCGCCTCGAGCGCGCGACCGAGCTGCTCGCCTGCTACCAGACCGATCCCGTCGCCGAGCTGGATGCCGCCCTGGCGGAGCATCCGGACCTGGTCCTGGGCCACGCCATGCGCGGCGCGATCATGGCGACCACCACCGACAAGGCCTTCGAGGGCGAAGCCGCCAAGAGCCTGCTGGCGGCCGAATCGCTGGCGCGCCATGCGAATGACCGCGAGCTGGGCCATATCGCGGCGCTTCGGGCCTGGCATCAGGGCGACTATGAGCAGGCGCTCGAGCAGTGGGGCCGTGTCGCGATCGCCAATCCGCGCGATCTCCCGGCGATCCAGTTCGCGCATCTGGGCGATTTCTTCCTGGGCTATTCCTCGATGCTGCGCGACCGGATCGCGCGCGTGCTGCCGCATTGGGATGCCTCCGTGCCGGGCCGCGGCTATGTGCTGAGCATGCATGCCTTCGGTCTCGAGGAGTCCGGCGATTATGCGCAGGCCGAGGAGACCGCCCGGACGGCCATCGCGCTCAACGGCAAGGACGGCTGGGGCGTTCATGCCGTCGCCCATGTGATGGAGATGCAGGGCCGGGCGCGCGAGGGTGCGGCGTTCCTTCAAGACAGCGCCGAGGTCTGGGCCCCCGGCTGCCTGTTCTCCTTCCATAATTTCTGGCATCAGGCGCTCTTCCACATGGACCAGAACGATTTCAAGTCGGCGTTGCGCCTGTTCGACGAGCGGATCTCGGCCGGCAATTTCGGCCAGGCGCTCGAGCTGGTGGACGGCTCCGCGCTGCTCTGGCGGCTTTCCGTCCTCGGGCAGGATGTCGGCTACCGCTGGAAGGACCAGGCCGACAAATGGGAGACCCGGATCGAGGACGGCATCTACGCCTTCAACGACATGCACGCCATGATGGCCTTCGTCGGCGCCGACCGGCGCGAGGCGCGGGCCGCCTTGATCGCCAGCGTGGAGCGGGTCGCCGCCGGCAATCATGGCACCAACGTCATGATGACGCGGGAGGTCGGCCTGCCCGCGGTCAAGGGCATCGATGCTTTCGGCCGCGGCGATTACCGGGCGGCGCTCGATCTGATGCTGCCGGTCCGCGGCAAGGCCAGCCGTTTCGGCGGCAGCCATGCGCAGCGCGACGTGTTCTCCTGGACGCTGACCGAGGCGGCCATCCGCGCCGGCGACCGCGCGCTCGCCGAGACGCTGGCGGCCGAACGGCTGGCGCTCAAGCCGGACAGCCCCCTCAATCGCGACTGGCGCGCCCGCGCGCGCGATCTGGCGGCGCCGAAGGCCGCCTGA